In the Nicotiana tabacum cultivar K326 chromosome 16, ASM71507v2, whole genome shotgun sequence genome, one interval contains:
- the LOC107782541 gene encoding putative mitochondrial adenine nucleotide transporter BTL3 isoform X2, translated as MPGLHALFKHLEGSQTLIENPDTILFTGGLFLDPLIPSSITTTTTTNFLNGSSIDDSNELHSPIRRRRPIFRREKSVGAGFVGKFLCLSLSVKKNTGVVANSSECLLSNNGDESSKVEEPSDGSGGGRKRNIGLRGRRGAVNTTKHLWAGAVAAMVSRTVVAPLERLKLEYIVRGEQKHLVELIKTIAATQGLRGFWKGNLVNVLRTAPFKAVNFCAFDTYRKQLLRLSGNEETTNVERFVAGAAAGVTATVMCLPLDTIRTKLVARGGEALGGVGGAFQHLIRTEGFFSLYKGLGPSILSMAPAAAVFYSVYDILKSAYLHSPEGRKRTQYMKQQGTELNALDQLELGPMRTLLHGAIAGACAEAATYPFEVIRRQLQLQGRASKLSALATCAKIIEHGGVPALYAGLIPSLLQVLPSASISYFVYEFMKIVLKVE; from the exons ATGCCAGGACTTCATGCCTTGTTTAAACATTTAGAAGGAAGTCAAACTCTTATCGAAAACCCAGATACAATTTTGTTCACTGGTGGCTTATTTCTTGACCCATTAATTCCTTCTTCAattaccaccaccaccaccacaaaTTTTCTAAACGGCTCTTCAATTGATGATTCTAATGAGTTACATTCTCCCATTCGTCGTCGTAGACCAATTTTCAGGCGAGAAAAGAGTGTTGGTGCCGGTTTTGTGGGTAAATTCTTGTGTTTGAGCTTATCAGTCAAGAAGAATACTGGCGTTGTCGCAAATTCCAGTGAATGCTTGTTGAGTAATAATGGAGATGAGAGTTCCAAGGTGGAGGAGCCTAGTGACGGTTCTGGAGGAGGGAGGAAGCGAAATATTGGGTTACGGGGACGTCGTGGTGCAGTGAATACCACTAAACATTTGTGGGCAGGAGCAGTTGCTGCCATGGTATCAAG AACTGTTGTTGCTCCACTTGAAAGACTAAAGCTGGAATACATAGTTCGCGGTGAGCAGAAGCACTTAGTGGAGCTCATCAAAACGATTGCAGCTACTCAAGGCTTGAGAGGCTTTTGGAAAGGGAACTTGGTCAATGTCCTTCGTACTGCTCCTTTTAAGGCAGTTAATTTTTGTGCTTTCGACACATACAGAAAGCAACTCCTAAGATTATCAGGAAATGAAGAAACTACTAACGTCGAGAGGTTTGTTGCTGGTGCCGCAGCTGGAGTGACTGCTACTGTGATGTGCTTACCACTGGACACC ATCCGGACCAAGTTAGTGGCACGGGGTGGAGAAGCCTTGGGCGGTGTAGGTGGAGCTTTCCAACACCTGATCAGAACTGAAGGATTCTTCTCTCTTTATAAGGGCCTTGGACCCTCCATCTTGAGTATGGCCCCAGCTGCAGCTGTCTTCTATAGTGTATACGACATATTAAAATCAGCTTATTTGCATTCACCTGAAGGAAGAAAAAGAACTCAGTATATGAAGCAACAGGGAACAGAGCTCAATGCTTTGGACCAGCTTGAGTTGGGACCTATGAGGACCTTGCTCCATGGTGCTATCGCTGGTGCGTGTGCTGAAGCTGCAACCTACCCATTTGAGGTCATTAGAAGGCAACTTCAGTTACAAGGCCGAGCATCTAAACTGAGTGCCTTGGCAACTTGTGCAAAGATTATTGAACATGGGGGTGTTCCAGCTCTATATGCAGGGTTAATCCCTAGTTTACTACAG GTGTTACCTTCAGCATCCATAAGCTACTTTGTCTACGAGTTCATGAAGATTGTTCTCAAAGTGGAATGA
- the LOC107782541 gene encoding putative mitochondrial adenine nucleotide transporter BTL3 isoform X1, with amino-acid sequence MPGLHALFKHLEGSQTLIENPDTILFTGGLFLDPLIPSSITTTTTTNFLNGSSIDDSNELHSPIRRRRPIFRREKSVGAGFVGKFLCLSLSVKKNTGVVANSSECLLSNNGDESSKVEEPSDGSGGGRKRNIGLRGRRGAVNTTKHLWAGAVAAMVSRFEIKALSMLLKLLLRTVVAPLERLKLEYIVRGEQKHLVELIKTIAATQGLRGFWKGNLVNVLRTAPFKAVNFCAFDTYRKQLLRLSGNEETTNVERFVAGAAAGVTATVMCLPLDTIRTKLVARGGEALGGVGGAFQHLIRTEGFFSLYKGLGPSILSMAPAAAVFYSVYDILKSAYLHSPEGRKRTQYMKQQGTELNALDQLELGPMRTLLHGAIAGACAEAATYPFEVIRRQLQLQGRASKLSALATCAKIIEHGGVPALYAGLIPSLLQVLPSASISYFVYEFMKIVLKVE; translated from the exons ATGCCAGGACTTCATGCCTTGTTTAAACATTTAGAAGGAAGTCAAACTCTTATCGAAAACCCAGATACAATTTTGTTCACTGGTGGCTTATTTCTTGACCCATTAATTCCTTCTTCAattaccaccaccaccaccacaaaTTTTCTAAACGGCTCTTCAATTGATGATTCTAATGAGTTACATTCTCCCATTCGTCGTCGTAGACCAATTTTCAGGCGAGAAAAGAGTGTTGGTGCCGGTTTTGTGGGTAAATTCTTGTGTTTGAGCTTATCAGTCAAGAAGAATACTGGCGTTGTCGCAAATTCCAGTGAATGCTTGTTGAGTAATAATGGAGATGAGAGTTCCAAGGTGGAGGAGCCTAGTGACGGTTCTGGAGGAGGGAGGAAGCGAAATATTGGGTTACGGGGACGTCGTGGTGCAGTGAATACCACTAAACATTTGTGGGCAGGAGCAGTTGCTGCCATGGTATCAAG GTTTGAGATTAAGGCATTAAGCATGCTTTTGAAGTTACTTCTAAG AACTGTTGTTGCTCCACTTGAAAGACTAAAGCTGGAATACATAGTTCGCGGTGAGCAGAAGCACTTAGTGGAGCTCATCAAAACGATTGCAGCTACTCAAGGCTTGAGAGGCTTTTGGAAAGGGAACTTGGTCAATGTCCTTCGTACTGCTCCTTTTAAGGCAGTTAATTTTTGTGCTTTCGACACATACAGAAAGCAACTCCTAAGATTATCAGGAAATGAAGAAACTACTAACGTCGAGAGGTTTGTTGCTGGTGCCGCAGCTGGAGTGACTGCTACTGTGATGTGCTTACCACTGGACACC ATCCGGACCAAGTTAGTGGCACGGGGTGGAGAAGCCTTGGGCGGTGTAGGTGGAGCTTTCCAACACCTGATCAGAACTGAAGGATTCTTCTCTCTTTATAAGGGCCTTGGACCCTCCATCTTGAGTATGGCCCCAGCTGCAGCTGTCTTCTATAGTGTATACGACATATTAAAATCAGCTTATTTGCATTCACCTGAAGGAAGAAAAAGAACTCAGTATATGAAGCAACAGGGAACAGAGCTCAATGCTTTGGACCAGCTTGAGTTGGGACCTATGAGGACCTTGCTCCATGGTGCTATCGCTGGTGCGTGTGCTGAAGCTGCAACCTACCCATTTGAGGTCATTAGAAGGCAACTTCAGTTACAAGGCCGAGCATCTAAACTGAGTGCCTTGGCAACTTGTGCAAAGATTATTGAACATGGGGGTGTTCCAGCTCTATATGCAGGGTTAATCCCTAGTTTACTACAG GTGTTACCTTCAGCATCCATAAGCTACTTTGTCTACGAGTTCATGAAGATTGTTCTCAAAGTGGAATGA